From the genome of Paracidovorax avenae:
GTGAACAAGACCAATGCGGTGGCGCTCCCGGCGGGCCTTTATACCGACCAGCTGCAGGTCACGCTGACCTTCTGAAACAGAGGATCGCCGGGGCCTCCGGCGGCGAGGGAGATCTTTCGATGCCACATGCCATCCGCGTCGCGGCGTGGTGCGGGCGGGCTGCCGGCCGGCCGGCAGTGCGGCCTTCGGCCGCTCCGCTGCTGTGCCTGGCCACGCTGCTGCCGCTGCCCGCGGTACCCGCCACGATACCGACCACGGCCACCCTGACGGTGAACGCAGCCATCGTGCGCGGCTGCCTGGTATCGGGCGCTCCGGGGCAGGTCACGGGCGTGAATTTCGGCACGATCGACTTCGGCACGCACTCCGCCGTGCGCACCGGCAGCGAGACGCGGCTCGCCGGCTCCGGTGCCGGCGGGCAGGCACTGATCCAGTGCACCCCGGGCACGGCCGTGCAGGTGGCGGCGGACGCCGGGCAGAACGCGCAGGGCAGCCAGCGCAGGCTCTCCAACAATGCGGGCGCCTATGTGCCCTACGCGCTGGCACTGGCCACGGCCCCCGCCACGGCGCTCGTCCCGAACGTGCCCGCCGGCCTCACGCTCGGCAGCAGTGCCGCCGCCCTGCCGCTCCAGGGCACGGCCACGTTCCCCGGGTTCGGCCTGCCGGCAGGCGTCTATACCGATACGGTACAGGTAACGCTGTCATGGTAGGTGCCGGTCCGCCGTCCCCCCTGCGCGGCCCGGACCGCAGGGCCTGCCTGCGGCTGGCGGCCACGGCGCTGGCTTGGGCACTGCTGCCCGCCCTTCAGGGAACGGCGCACGCGGCGGCCCCGCTGATGATCTGGCCAGTGGATCCCGTCATCGCGGGCGAGCAGCGGGCCGTCGCGCTCTGGGTGGAGAACCGGGGGACCGAGCCGGTGGCCATGCAGGCCAGGGTGTTCGCCTGGTGTCAGGAAGAGGGCGACGACCGCTTCACGCAACAGCAGGCCGTGGTGGCGAGCCCGCCCATCAGCCAGATTCCTCCGGGTGCGCGGCAGATGGTGCGGCTCATCGCGACCCAGCCCGTACCGCCCGGGCAGGAACAGGCCTTCCGGGTGCTGCTCGATGAATTGCCGGCGCCCCCCGCCGGCCCGGGAGCCATGCAGGGCGCCTCGCGGGCAGCGCCTCCCGCCCAGTTCGGCGTGCGGCTGCAGATCCGCTACGCGATCCCGCTGTTCGTCTATGCCCCCGGCACGCTGGGGCCGCGCATGCCCGCCACCCACGCGGACCTGCTGTCCTCCCTGGCCCCCGGCGACACGCTGGAGCCGGCCCTGCGCTGGAGCGTGGACCGCAGCCCGGACGGCAGGCAGCACCTCGTGGTCCACAACACGGGGGCCGGCCATGCGCGGCTCACGGCCGTGCGCTGGCAGGCCCCGGGCCGGGACGGGCCGGTCGTCACGCCAGGTCTGCTCGGCTACGTGCTGCCGCACAGCCAGCGGCGCTGGGTGCTGGACCAGCCACCGCCCGCGAAGCCGGAACTGCTTGCCACCATCAACGGACGCGAGGCGTCCCTTCCCCGTGCCGAGCCATGACACCGCGGGCCACCGCCCTGCCCCGGCGCATGCCCGCAGGCTGGCGGCACTGCTGGCCTGCCTGCCCCAATGGCTGTCTGCAGGCGACCTTCCGCCGCCGCCAGCCGCCACGGGCGCGTCCACGGAGGCCACCGCCCTCTACCTGGAGGTGGAAGTGAACGGCCGGCCCGGGGACGGGCTCGTGGCGGTCCGCCAGCGCGGATCGCATTTCGAGATCGATGCGGCCACGCTGCGGCGCCTGCACGTGCAGACCGACCAGCCCGACGGCACGCCCGTGGCCGTGGACACGCTGCCGGGCGTCTCCGTGGCCTACGACAGCCTCGCGCAGCGCCTGCGCATCGACGTGCCGGCGCAATGGCTGCCGATGCAGCGGCTGGCCGGGGAATCGCCGGAGGATGTGGCCCTCTCCCGGGGCACCGGACTGCTGATGAACTACGAGTTCTACGCCACGCGCACCCAGGGCCGCACGGCCGCCTCGCTGTGGTCGGAGCAGCGCTTTTTCGGCCTGCACGGGGTGGTCTCCCACACGGGCGTGCTGCGCCGCGTGGACGGCGGCAGCGGCAACGGCTACCTGCGCTACGACACCGCCTGGACAGATATCGATGCGGGCAGCGCCACGGCCTGGACGGCGGGGGACCTGATCACCGGCGCGCTGCCCTGGACCACGCCCGTGCGCCTGGGCGGAGTGCAATGGGCGCGCAACTTCGCCGCGCGGCCCGATCTGGTGACGTATCCGATGCCCGAGTTCGCCGGGCAGGCAACCGTGCCGTCGGCGGTGGATGTCTTCGTCAATGGCTTCCGCGCGAGCCGGCACACCGTGCAGCCCGGCCCGTTCACGCTGGGTGAATTGCCGGCCGTGAATGGCGCCGGCATGGCGTCCGTGGTCACCACCGATGCCCTGGGCCGCCAGGTGGTGACGTCCGTGCCGTTCTACGTGAG
Proteins encoded in this window:
- a CDS encoding spore coat protein U domain-containing protein; translated protein: MPHAIRVAAWCGRAAGRPAVRPSAAPLLCLATLLPLPAVPATIPTTATLTVNAAIVRGCLVSGAPGQVTGVNFGTIDFGTHSAVRTGSETRLAGSGAGGQALIQCTPGTAVQVAADAGQNAQGSQRRLSNNAGAYVPYALALATAPATALVPNVPAGLTLGSSAAALPLQGTATFPGFGLPAGVYTDTVQVTLSW
- a CDS encoding molecular chaperone — protein: MIWPVDPVIAGEQRAVALWVENRGTEPVAMQARVFAWCQEEGDDRFTQQQAVVASPPISQIPPGARQMVRLIATQPVPPGQEQAFRVLLDELPAPPAGPGAMQGASRAAPPAQFGVRLQIRYAIPLFVYAPGTLGPRMPATHADLLSSLAPGDTLEPALRWSVDRSPDGRQHLVVHNTGAGHARLTAVRWQAPGRDGPVVTPGLLGYVLPHSQRRWVLDQPPPAKPELLATINGREASLPRAEP